Within Thermodesulfobacteriota bacterium, the genomic segment CACGCATCACGGTATCTTATCCCTGTATCTCTTTAATCCTTATGCTGGTATATCTCTGGCGGTGTCCCTGCTTCCTGGAGTAGCCCTTCCTGCGCTTCTTCTTGAAGACGACGACCTTCTTGTGCTTCCCCTGCTCCAGGACCTCGCATACGACCTTCGCGTCGGGAAGCACGGGCGTGCCGACCTTCAACTCCTCGCCCTCGCCGACGGCAAGGACTTCGGTGAGCTCAAGGGGGTCTCCCGCCTCTCCGCCGAGGGTTTCGACCTTAAGGACGTCCCCTTCTCTCACCGTATACTGCTTGCCGCCCGTTTTTATAACCGCATACATACTTGTATCCTCCACTCTTAAAAGGGAAAAAAGTATATTATCCGATTATACGGGCAGTTGTCAAGCCTTTTGCCCTTTCCCCCCTTTTTTTCCGTTTTTTCCTTTTTTCCCATTTTTTGGCCCCGCGC encodes:
- the rplU gene encoding 50S ribosomal protein L21; this encodes MYAVIKTGGKQYTVREGDVLKVETLGGEAGDPLELTEVLAVGEGEELKVGTPVLPDAKVVCEVLEQGKHKKVVVFKKKRRKGYSRKQGHRQRYTSIRIKEIQG